A genome region from Nicotiana tabacum cultivar K326 chromosome 13, ASM71507v2, whole genome shotgun sequence includes the following:
- the LOC107769201 gene encoding 5-epi-aristolochene synthase-like isoform X2, with product MAAAAVGNYEEEIVRPVADFSPSLWGDQFLSFSIKNQVAEKYAKEIEALKEQTRNMLLATGMKLADTLNLIDIIERLGISYHFEKEIDEILDQIYNQNSNCDDLCISALQFRLLRQHGFNISPEIFSKFQDENGKFKESLASDVLGLLNLYEASHVRTHADDILEDALAFSTIHLESAAPHLKSPLREQVTHALEQCLHKGVPRVETRFFISSIYDKEQSKNNVLLRFAKLDFNLLQMLHKQELAQVSRWWKDLDFVTTLPYARDRVVECYFWALGVYFEPQYSQARVMLVKTISMISIVDDTFDAYGTVKELEAFTDAIQRWDINEIDRLPDYMKISYKAILDLYKDYEKELSSAGRSHIVCHAIERVEKSRGQSRGQIATGIECCMRDYGITTKEAMTKFQEMAEAAWKDLNEGLLRPTPVATEFLSRILNLARIVEVTYIHNLDGYTHPEKVLKPHINALLVDSIEI from the exons GTTGCAGAAAAGTATGCTAAAGAGATTGAAGCATTGAAGGAACAAACGAGGAATATGCTGTTAGCAACTGGAATGAAATTGGCTGATACACTGAATTTGATTGACATTATTGAACGTCTTGGCATCTCCTACCACTTTGAAAAAGAAATTGATGAGATTTTGGATCAAATTTATAACCAAAACTCAAACTGCGACGATTTGTGCATTTCTGCACTTCAATTTCGATTGCTCAGGCAACATGGTTTCAACATCTCTCCTG AAATTTTCAGCAAATTCCAAGATGAAAATGGCAAATTCAAGGAGTCTCTTGCTAGTGATGTCTTAGGATTATTGAACTTGTATGAAGCTTCACATGTAAGGACTCATGCTGACGATATCTTAGAAGACGCACTTGCTTTCTCCACTATCCATCTTGAATCTGCAGCTCCACATTTGAAATCTCCACTTAGGGAGCAAGTGACACATGCCCTTGAGCAATGTTTGCACAAGGGTGTTCCTAGAGTCGAGACCCGATTCTTCATCTCATCAATCTATGACAAGGAACAATCGAAGAATAATGTGTTACTTCGATTTGCCAAATTGGATTTCAACTTGCTCCAGATGTTGCACAAACAAGAACTTGCTCAAGTATCAAG GTGGTGGAAAGATTTGGATTTTGTAACAACACTTCCATATGCTAGAGATCGAGTAGTTGAATGCTACTTTTGGGCATTAGGAGTTTATTTTGAGCCTCAATACTCTCAAGCACGTGTCATGCTCGTTAAGACAATATCGATGATTTCGATTGTCGATGACACCTTTGATGCTTACGGTACAGTTAAAGAACTTGAGGCATTCACAGATGCCATACAAAG ATGGGATATCAACGAAATTGATCGGCTTCCTGATTACATGAAAATCAGTTATAAAGCTATTCTAGATCTTTACAAAGATTATGAAAAGGAATTGTCTAGTGCTGGAAGATCTCATATTGTCTGCCATGCAATAGAAAGA GTTGAGAAAAGTAGGGGACAAAGTAGGGGACAAATTGCAACAGGCATTGAGTGCTGCATGAGAGATTATGGCATAACAACAAAAGAGGCAATGACTAAATTTCAAGAAATGGCTGAGGCAGCATGGAAGGATCTTAATGAAGGACTTCTTAGGCCCACTCCTGTCGCTACGGAATTTTTATCTCGTATTCTCAATCTTGCCCGTATTGTTGAGGTTACTTATATACACAATCTAGATGGATACACTCATCCGGAGAAAGTCTTGAAACCTCACATCAATGCCCTACTTGTGGACTCCATCGAAATTTGA
- the LOC107769201 gene encoding 5-epi-aristolochene synthase-like isoform X1, with protein MAAAAVGNYEEEIVRPVADFSPSLWGDQFLSFSIKNQVAEKYAKEIEALKEQTRNMLLATGMKLADTLNLIDIIERLGISYHFEKEIDEILDQIYNQNSNCDDLCISALQFRLLRQHGFNISPEIFSKFQDENGKFKESLASDVLGLLNLYEASHVRTHADDILEDALAFSTIHLESAAPHLKSPLREQVTHALEQCLHKGVPRVETRFFISSIYDKEQSKNNVLLRFAKLDFNLLQMLHKQELAQVSRWWKDLDFVTTLPYARDRVVECYFWALGVYFEPQYSQARVMLVKTISMISIVDDTFDAYGTVKELEAFTDAIQRWDINEIDRLPDYMKISYKAILDLYKDYEKELSSAGRSHIVCHAIERMKEVVRNYNVESTWFIEGYMPPVSEYLSNALATTTYYYLATTSYLGMKSVTEQDFEWLSKNPKILEASVIICRVIDDTATYEVEKSRGQSRGQIATGIECCMRDYGITTKEAMTKFQEMAEAAWKDLNEGLLRPTPVATEFLSRILNLARIVEVTYIHNLDGYTHPEKVLKPHINALLVDSIEI; from the exons GTTGCAGAAAAGTATGCTAAAGAGATTGAAGCATTGAAGGAACAAACGAGGAATATGCTGTTAGCAACTGGAATGAAATTGGCTGATACACTGAATTTGATTGACATTATTGAACGTCTTGGCATCTCCTACCACTTTGAAAAAGAAATTGATGAGATTTTGGATCAAATTTATAACCAAAACTCAAACTGCGACGATTTGTGCATTTCTGCACTTCAATTTCGATTGCTCAGGCAACATGGTTTCAACATCTCTCCTG AAATTTTCAGCAAATTCCAAGATGAAAATGGCAAATTCAAGGAGTCTCTTGCTAGTGATGTCTTAGGATTATTGAACTTGTATGAAGCTTCACATGTAAGGACTCATGCTGACGATATCTTAGAAGACGCACTTGCTTTCTCCACTATCCATCTTGAATCTGCAGCTCCACATTTGAAATCTCCACTTAGGGAGCAAGTGACACATGCCCTTGAGCAATGTTTGCACAAGGGTGTTCCTAGAGTCGAGACCCGATTCTTCATCTCATCAATCTATGACAAGGAACAATCGAAGAATAATGTGTTACTTCGATTTGCCAAATTGGATTTCAACTTGCTCCAGATGTTGCACAAACAAGAACTTGCTCAAGTATCAAG GTGGTGGAAAGATTTGGATTTTGTAACAACACTTCCATATGCTAGAGATCGAGTAGTTGAATGCTACTTTTGGGCATTAGGAGTTTATTTTGAGCCTCAATACTCTCAAGCACGTGTCATGCTCGTTAAGACAATATCGATGATTTCGATTGTCGATGACACCTTTGATGCTTACGGTACAGTTAAAGAACTTGAGGCATTCACAGATGCCATACAAAG ATGGGATATCAACGAAATTGATCGGCTTCCTGATTACATGAAAATCAGTTATAAAGCTATTCTAGATCTTTACAAAGATTATGAAAAGGAATTGTCTAGTGCTGGAAGATCTCATATTGTCTGCCATGCAATAGAAAGA ATGAAAGAAGTAGTAAGAAATTATAATGTCGAGTCAACATGGTTTATTGAAGGATATATGCCACCTGTTTCTGAATACCTAAGCAATGCACTAGCAACTACTACATATTACTACCTTGCGACAACATCGTATTTGGGCATGAAGTCTGTTACGGAGCAAGATTTTGAGTGGTTGTCAAAGAATCCTAAAATTCTTGAAGCTAGTGTGATAATATGCCGAGTTATTGATGACACAGCCACATACGAA GTTGAGAAAAGTAGGGGACAAAGTAGGGGACAAATTGCAACAGGCATTGAGTGCTGCATGAGAGATTATGGCATAACAACAAAAGAGGCAATGACTAAATTTCAAGAAATGGCTGAGGCAGCATGGAAGGATCTTAATGAAGGACTTCTTAGGCCCACTCCTGTCGCTACGGAATTTTTATCTCGTATTCTCAATCTTGCCCGTATTGTTGAGGTTACTTATATACACAATCTAGATGGATACACTCATCCGGAGAAAGTCTTGAAACCTCACATCAATGCCCTACTTGTGGACTCCATCGAAATTTGA